From Weissella diestrammenae, a single genomic window includes:
- a CDS encoding MFS transporter permease, which translates to MYNYRTVFTSSAKRKQIYGDFYSPFWFNTRKVVVVVGAFAFSLLLIAIFHWFTVEMSSYALLLCTALIIGAYQMDKRLKLNNLPFEITIVYFLKYFWHYHVKREQLYQDERLNSNSKTYQII; encoded by the coding sequence ATGTATAATTACCGAACAGTTTTTACATCGAGTGCAAAGCGCAAACAGATTTATGGTGATTTTTATTCACCGTTTTGGTTTAATACTAGAAAAGTCGTTGTTGTTGTGGGTGCATTCGCTTTTTCATTGTTATTGATCGCTATTTTTCATTGGTTTACAGTAGAGATGTCAAGCTATGCATTATTATTGTGCACTGCTCTGATTATTGGTGCGTATCAAATGGATAAGCGATTGAAACTGAATAATTTACCATTTGAAATCACAATTGTTTATTTTTTAAAGTATTTCTGGCACTATCATGTTAAGAGAGAGCAGCTTTATCAAGATGAACGGTTAAATTCCAACAGTAAAACTTACCAAATTATATAA
- a CDS encoding conjugal transfer protein, with protein sequence MRLPKLKLDFEYERKAKDKPKKIPKAHVFDLGRARKLVIAVLVMLFLYFGYVLFVANATAQKNHNLDHKVTTLSNKLKLASAGTTSYNPLVGQYLGDFLTAFYTVDTNNQQQRSDEIAKYFAKNMTMPSDAQATNQRLKTAKLKGLFMVDDVKTAQFDLTVTSNNQDVSFTVNVPYAQNNAQVTVVGMPYVANPIDSKAQIADARLAKTGRSISDTKASAKIQTFTKQFLSKYVSSTTKEMSMMMNDPVGLDGAVELVDVGSMIVTGSAKKAVVTTSIIVKVKGSELQQVQNIRLELQKQSSTYFVTKLIQA encoded by the coding sequence ATGAGACTCCCTAAATTAAAGCTAGACTTTGAGTATGAAAGAAAAGCTAAGGATAAGCCTAAGAAAATACCAAAAGCACATGTATTTGATTTAGGGCGTGCTCGTAAGCTAGTAATTGCAGTATTGGTAATGCTATTTCTGTACTTTGGATATGTGCTATTCGTTGCAAACGCAACTGCTCAAAAAAATCACAATTTAGATCATAAAGTGACAACGTTGAGTAACAAGTTAAAACTAGCAAGCGCTGGTACTACGAGTTATAACCCATTAGTCGGTCAATATTTAGGTGATTTTTTAACTGCTTTCTACACGGTTGATACAAATAATCAACAGCAAAGAAGTGATGAAATTGCAAAATATTTTGCTAAAAACATGACAATGCCTAGTGACGCACAGGCTACTAATCAAAGACTAAAAACTGCCAAGTTAAAAGGCTTGTTTATGGTAGATGATGTTAAAACGGCTCAATTTGATTTAACGGTGACTTCTAATAATCAAGATGTGTCATTCACTGTCAATGTGCCATATGCGCAAAACAATGCACAGGTTACAGTTGTAGGTATGCCCTATGTGGCTAATCCTATTGATAGCAAAGCACAAATTGCCGATGCACGATTGGCTAAAACAGGTCGTTCTATATCTGATACAAAGGCGTCTGCGAAAATTCAAACATTTACAAAGCAATTCTTAAGCAAGTATGTTTCATCTACTACTAAAGAGATGTCAATGATGATGAATGATCCAGTCGGTTTAGACGGTGCAGTTGAATTAGTTGACGTTGGTAGCATGATTGTGACTGGTAGTGCCAAAAAGGCGGTTGTAACAACTAGTATCATAGTAAAAGTTAAGGGCAGTGAATTACAACAAGTTCAAAATATTAGATTAGAATTGCAAAAACAATCATCAACATATTTTGTGACCAAGTTAATTCAAGCCTAA
- a CDS encoding nucleotidyltransferase family protein, translated as MIEIDLPANKMPLDEMKQKLATVFPKYDIQKAYIYGSYVNGGFDFSSDYDFLIDGKIGDQEPFIGNQNVVRQLKRELSEALDRTIDITEMSIIEQPSHTESSRKFKANVMKDKVLVYEQQ; from the coding sequence ATGATTGAAATTGATTTACCAGCAAACAAGATGCCATTAGATGAAATGAAGCAGAAGTTGGCAACTGTTTTTCCAAAATATGATATTCAAAAAGCTTATATTTACGGCTCGTATGTGAATGGTGGTTTTGATTTTTCAAGTGACTATGACTTTTTAATCGACGGCAAAATTGGTGATCAAGAACCGTTTATTGGCAATCAAAATGTTGTGCGTCAGTTAAAACGTGAACTATCAGAAGCCTTAGATCGTACCATAGATATTACTGAAATGAGCATTATTGAACAACCTAGTCACACAGAGTCTAGTAGAAAATTCAAGGCAAATGTTATGAAAGATAAGGTATTGGTATATGAGCAACAATAA
- a CDS encoding DUF86 domain-containing protein — translation MSNNKDIRYLESMLIYLDQVNDIASSKPMDLIITEYGLELSSILMKLTQVGELVGRLSFNTIEEYPDVPWRELKGLRNVIVHEYEDIRLQEIKNIILNNIPDTEEQLRNVLQNEIRKSY, via the coding sequence ATGAGCAACAATAAGGACATTCGTTATTTGGAAAGTATGTTGATATATTTGGATCAAGTGAACGATATTGCTAGTAGTAAGCCTATGGACTTGATTATTACTGAATATGGACTTGAATTGAGTAGTATTCTGATGAAATTGACACAAGTTGGTGAGTTGGTGGGTAGATTGTCATTCAATACGATTGAAGAATACCCTGATGTGCCCTGGCGTGAATTAAAAGGTTTAAGAAATGTAATTGTGCATGAATATGAAGATATTCGATTACAGGAAATTAAAAATATTATCTTGAATAATATTCCAGATACTGAAGAACAATTGCGTAACGTATTACAGAATGAAATACGTAAATCATATTAA
- a CDS encoding TcpD family membrane protein, protein MALYDGLKPGLIWIVCLVAAGFMIWAMGKKHMGEMLTYFLVAAFVLFFINGPENALGSMNGVIQLIMNFFSSLGG, encoded by the coding sequence ATGGCGTTATATGATGGGCTTAAACCAGGTTTAATATGGATAGTTTGTTTAGTAGCAGCAGGTTTCATGATTTGGGCAATGGGAAAAAAGCATATGGGTGAAATGTTGACATATTTTCTAGTTGCTGCTTTTGTTCTGTTTTTCATTAATGGACCTGAAAATGCATTGGGATCAATGAATGGTGTTATTCAACTTATTATGAATTTCTTTTCTAGTCTTGGTGGTTAA
- a CDS encoding DUF1304 domain-containing protein: MTTLSYITSFLVAIEFFYIMYLETFATTSKNTGRVFSMKPEALANQNVQMLFKNQGIYNGLLAVGILYGLFFTQTPQMIILPIMIYIVLVGLYGSYSSSDKLIVLKQAGLAIITILLILL, from the coding sequence ATGACAACATTATCTTATATTACAAGCTTTTTAGTCGCGATTGAATTTTTTTACATCATGTATTTAGAAACGTTTGCAACCACCTCAAAGAACACCGGTCGCGTCTTTAGTATGAAACCTGAAGCGTTGGCCAATCAAAATGTGCAAATGCTGTTCAAAAATCAAGGCATTTATAATGGTTTGCTGGCGGTTGGAATTTTATATGGTTTATTTTTCACACAAACACCCCAGATGATTATTTTACCAATTATGATTTATATCGTTTTGGTTGGTCTGTATGGTAGTTACTCAAGTTCAGATAAGTTGATTGTTTTGAAACAAGCTGGTTTAGCCATAATTACCATTCTCCTGATTTTACTTTAA
- a CDS encoding DUF488 domain-containing protein: protein MLQMKRVYEAAHQSDGYRVLVDRLWPRGQSKAKAQIDCWLKDVAPSSDLRRWFNHEPEKFERFTTLYKRELKHEPTCTSVEALLTILRTHDNVTLVYAAKNPVENHVVVLMTWLNQFNDENQKR from the coding sequence ATGTTGCAAATGAAACGTGTTTATGAAGCAGCACATCAAAGTGATGGCTATCGGGTGTTGGTTGACCGTTTGTGGCCTCGTGGGCAGTCGAAAGCAAAGGCACAAATTGATTGTTGGCTGAAAGATGTCGCCCCCAGTTCGGATTTACGTCGTTGGTTTAATCATGAACCTGAAAAATTTGAACGGTTTACCACGTTGTATAAAAGAGAATTGAAGCATGAACCGACCTGTACGTCAGTTGAAGCATTACTAACTATTTTGCGCACACATGACAATGTTACCTTGGTCTATGCTGCTAAGAATCCAGTCGAAAATCATGTGGTTGTCCTGATGACATGGTTAAATCAATTCAATGATGAAAATCAGAAGCGATAA